A genomic stretch from Apis cerana isolate GH-2021 linkage group LG7, AcerK_1.0, whole genome shotgun sequence includes:
- the LOC107993161 gene encoding uncharacterized protein LOC107993161 isoform X2, translated as MVFTACSYLALAGAVWIFLRLIQACFWLPRHLKRQNHVQRMLQDKMENYEKYILECEKREKIEQEMQGGDAKPNPEQAEKWKERRECLEMLKRELSKIRDGGDDSQDWDYLLEEEETKEEKASITEIQDDKISKDGHNDKINTNTSTNPIINSENKKDK; from the exons ATGGTGTTCACTGCTTGCTCCTATTTGGCTCTTGCTGGAGCTGTTTGGATATTTTTACGACTCATCCAAGCATGCTTTTGGTTACCGCGCCATTTAAAAAGACAAAATCATGTCCAACGAATGCTGCAAGATAag ATGGAGAACTATGAGAAGTATATATTAGAAtgtgaaaaaagagaaaagattgaACAAGAAATGCAAGGCGGAGATGCCAAACCAAATCCTGAACAAGCTGAGAAATGGAAGGAACGAAGGGAATGTTTGGAAATGTTGAAAAGAGAATTAAGTAAGATTCGAGATGGTGGTGATGATTCGCAAGACTGGGATTACCTTctagaagaagaggaaacaaaagaagaaaaagctaGTATCACAGAAATTcaagatgataaaatttctaaagatgGACATAATGACAAAATAAACACAAACACAAGCACTAATCCAATAATCAactcagaaaataaaaaagacaaataa
- the LOC107993161 gene encoding uncharacterized protein LOC107993161 isoform X1, with protein sequence MKYQQITVDFVNMVFTACSYLALAGAVWIFLRLIQACFWLPRHLKRQNHVQRMLQDKMENYEKYILECEKREKIEQEMQGGDAKPNPEQAEKWKERRECLEMLKRELSKIRDGGDDSQDWDYLLEEEETKEEKASITEIQDDKISKDGHNDKINTNTSTNPIINSENKKDK encoded by the exons atgaAGTATCAACAGATCACCGTCGATTTTGTAAATATGGTGTTCACTGCTTGCTCCTATTTGGCTCTTGCTGGAGCTGTTTGGATATTTTTACGACTCATCCAAGCATGCTTTTGGTTACCGCGCCATTTAAAAAGACAAAATCATGTCCAACGAATGCTGCAAGATAag ATGGAGAACTATGAGAAGTATATATTAGAAtgtgaaaaaagagaaaagattgaACAAGAAATGCAAGGCGGAGATGCCAAACCAAATCCTGAACAAGCTGAGAAATGGAAGGAACGAAGGGAATGTTTGGAAATGTTGAAAAGAGAATTAAGTAAGATTCGAGATGGTGGTGATGATTCGCAAGACTGGGATTACCTTctagaagaagaggaaacaaaagaagaaaaagctaGTATCACAGAAATTcaagatgataaaatttctaaagatgGACATAATGACAAAATAAACACAAACACAAGCACTAATCCAATAATCAactcagaaaataaaaaagacaaataa
- the LOC133666408 gene encoding uncharacterized protein LOC133666408 — MGEIYSVYEAVESWIQELKGSNNTIRRTRIPETKITIETNDTVYDHEMWRQSFLAEAPALRDLLFGVPTENNLFEIVCTINRLIFFYVIIKWINFELICGGYSWEVRCAFRGRERRETKKRQTTERYKWK; from the exons ATGGGTGAGATCTATTCGGTCTACGAGGCGGTCGAAAGCTGGATACAAGAGTTGAAAGGTTCGAATAATACGATCCGCAGAACCCGTATACCCGAGACGAAAATCacgatcgaaacgaacgaCACGGTATACGATCACGAGATGTGGAGGCAATCGTTCCTGGCCGAGGCGCCGGCTCTTCGTGATCTTCTGTTCGGTGTGCCGACCGAGAACAATCTCTTCGAGATCGTTTGCACGATCAATCGGTTGATCTTCTTCTACGTAATCATTAAGTGGATCAATTTCGAG TTGATTTGTGGTGGCTATTCATGGGAAGTCAGATGTGCCTTTAGAGGtagagaaagaagggaaacAAAAAAGAGACAAACAACTGAAAgatataaatggaaataa
- the LOC107993205 gene encoding uncharacterized protein LOC107993205: MYSNNFEKLIIQARQLDDGIEKLITTWKLPHVLIGCFGECTEETINYIESVWNIIKNTQNGIEEILSETKDWSIENPIHMEEFLQETRKEYETLKEDCDNLEGVFAEYGYDYNEDNILDKTDKTYVNINESSDQNLIEGIENLEVEFTPNLSWKCKIKQNGLTSTYNDNNISHTLSNSIYNSLASVSNDISITHKDFICTPGRERPQEPIYSRHFYNILKK, encoded by the exons atgtattcaaataatttcgaaaaattaataattcaagcaCGGCAACTTGATGAtggtatcgaaaaattaataacaacatGGAAATTGCCACATGTTTTAATTGGATGTTTTGGAGAATGTACAgaagaaacaattaattatattgaatctgtatggaatattataaaaaatacacag aatggaATTGAGGAAATATTATCAGAAACGAAAGATTGGAGTATAGAAAATCCAATACATATGGAAGAGTTTCTTCAAGAAACtagaaaagaatatgaaactTTAAAAGAAGATTGTGATAATTTGGAAGGTGTTTTTGCAGAATATGGTTATGATTATaatgaagataatattttagacaa aactgataaaacatatgtaaatattaatgaaagttCTGATCAGAACTTAATTGAAggtatagaaaatttagaagttGAATTTACTCCCAATCTCAGttggaaatgtaaaataaaacaaaatggaTTAACATCaacatataatgataataacataTCCCATACGTTAagtaatagtatatataatagctTAGCATCAGTTTCTAATGATATTTCTATTACACATAAGGATTTTATTTGTACTCCAGGAAGAGAACGTCCACAAGAACCAATTTATTCTAgacatttttataacatattaaaaaaataa
- the LOC107993204 gene encoding ubiquitin carboxyl-terminal hydrolase 1 has product MTVLETEEDADKRSVPPRKKFCLSLSGRERTISINTSQAPQTSEREGLLNKDTCTHSISKMLNGYRNQLSNHQDGSYDVSNSGTEGLRIATLCNLGNTCFLNSVIYTLRFAPSFLHNLHHLATDLSNLNDKQIQTKIKSSSLGRTGVSLTSSGSRSWSSKDLLALAGPTGDNNKHRIQIATEKLHELFMALRASEARENSEPYQPDAFLQALRDVNPIFEGNQQQDAHELLVCLLDNIRETFQLLVRHRESQFGQNNDTLSDFSTEHLTDVQSEGNNSNKRSIRKSRKKKKITTRGSSSCLVQSNLNGVSVSSRPYENVKYYMKYCMKYENGHAEFPESNGDISSHRLESKKCFISEDFEGISLLRTTCLECEHVTERKETFCDICVPIDIDRSSEKDKEVRPMDSSEVYKRAVVTSELLWGRDKYWCARCLRYNEARRAVCFPSLPRLLILQLKRFSTAAGSMEKINNHMPTPLTLQCFCEECNNDQSRTTGGRSESRHVYKLYSVIMHQGATMTAGHYVAYTRLPDESAFAEYFQCDRDSKRQTSGQSSSSTNTNSSSSDKTSGILKYFRSKPSASETKEQLIRFGCRSMDCCGIRRHKHPSTWLECDDEAVHVIPLRELEDKLAPNPRNSATPYLLFYVRSVT; this is encoded by the exons ATGACAGTATTAGAAACAGAAGAAGATGCAGATAAACGTTCAGTTCCTCCTAGGAAGAAATTTTGCTTATCCCTTTCTGGTCGTGAACGtacaatttctattaatacttCTCAGGCTCCTCAGACTTCAGAGAGGGAGGGCCTTTTAAACAAAGATACCTGTACTCATA gTATAAGCAAAATGTTGAATGGTTATCGTAATCAATTGAGCAATCATCAAGATGGAAGTTATGATGTATCAAATAGCGGTACAGAAGGATTAAGGATAGCTACTTTATGTAATTTAGGAAATACATGTTTTTTGAACAGTGTGATATATACTTTACGATTTGCACCATCATTTCTACATAATTTGCATCATTTGGCCACTGATTTgtctaatttaaatgataaacaaattcaaactaaa ataaaatcgTCATCTTTGGGTAGAACTGGTGTATCACTTACATCAAGTGGCAGTCGGAGTTGGAGTAGTAAAGATTTATTAGCTTTGGCTGGACCTACTggagataataataaacacaGAATACAAATAGCTACTGAAAAATTGCATGAATTATTTATGGCATTGCGTGCATCTGAAGCAAGAGAAAATAGTGAACCATATCAGCCAGATGCGTTTTTACAAGCTCTtag agatgTAAATCCTATCTTTGAGGGAAATCAACAACAAGATGCTCATGAACTTTTAGTATGTTTACTTGACAATATTAGGGAAACATTCCAATTGTTGGTCAGACATAGAGAAAGTCAATTTGGACAAAATAATGATACATTATCAGACTTTTCCACTGAACATTTAACAGATGTACAATCAGAAggtaataattctaataaaagaaGCATTcgtaaatcaagaaaaaagaaaaaaataacaacaagAGGAAGTTCATCTTGTCTTGtacaatcaaatttaaatggtGTATCAGTATCTTCTAGACCATacgaaaatgtgaaatattatatgaaatattgtatgaaatatgaaaatggtCACGCCGAATTTCCGGAAAGTAATGGAGATATAAGTAGTCATAGATTGGAAAGcaagaaatgttttatttcagaAGATTTTGAAGGAATTAGTCTTTTGCGTACTACATGTCTTGAGTGTGAACATGTTACAGAacgaaaagaaacattttgcGATATATGTGTGCCTATAGATATAGACAGATCAAGTGAAAAAG ATAAAGAAGTAAGACCAATGGATAGTAGTGAAGTATATAAACGTGCAGTAGTTACTAGTGAACTTCTTTGGGGCCGAGATAAATATTGGTGCGCTCGTTGTCTTCGATATAACGAAGCTCGTAGAGCTGTATGTTTCCCATCTTTACCAAGACTACttatattacaattgaaaAGATTTTCTACTGCAGCAGg gTCAAtggaaaaaatcaataatcataTGCCAACACCATTAACATTACAATGTTTTTGTGAAGAATGTAACAATGATCAATCACGAACTACAGGTGGCAGATCAGAATCACGACatgtgtataaattatattctgtaattaTGCATCAGGGTGCAACAATGACAGCTGGTCATTATGTCGCTTATACTCGTTTGCCTGATGAATCTGCATTtgcagaatattttcaatgtgaCCGAGATAGTAAGCGACAAACTTCTGGTCAGAGTAGTAGCAGCACAAATACAAATTCGTCTTCATCGGATAAAACATctggtatattaaaatactttagaAGTAAACCAAGTGCTAGTGAAACTAAGGAACAATTAATCAGGTTTGGTTGCCGCAGTATGGATTGTTGTGGTATTCGACGTCACAAACATCCTAGCACGTGGTTAGAATGTGATGACGAAGCAGTGCATGTAATCCCATTGCGAGAATTAGAAGATAAATTAGCGCCAAATCCACGAAATTCCGCCACTCCTTACCTCCTGTTCTATGTAAGATCTGTgacataa